The following proteins are co-located in the Onychomys torridus chromosome 6, mOncTor1.1, whole genome shotgun sequence genome:
- the LOC118586236 gene encoding LOW QUALITY PROTEIN: speckle-type POZ protein-like (The sequence of the model RefSeq protein was modified relative to this genomic sequence to represent the inferred CDS: substituted 1 base at 1 genomic stop codon) encodes MVDERLGSLRSPTFPTGANDKWCLTVYPNGLDEVSADYLSVNLVLLSSLKSYDWAKFQFLIISAKGEKKQTRRSLTAFRFVPCLSYGFKKHILRDFLLSRAPRLLILLCMVSVVKDSFSISEQNRKPGIQVPRCSLADELGELWENSQFTDCCLVVPGQEFRALKAILAARSPVFRAVFQHDMDKGKKNYIXIPDLEPQDFKVMVYFIYTGKAPGLDSMAAAMLVAADKYGLEHLKVMCEDALFRDLSVENAAHTLFLADLHSSGQLKIQTMNIITAHASEVSENTGWKAMVGSYPHLVAEAYCYLASTHLPFLEPPFKCLKQSWDLVSCDVHLYPRKRNQCCYQ; translated from the coding sequence ATGGTGGATGAAAGGCTAGGAAGCCTTAGAAGCCCAACTTTCCCAACAGGAGCCAATGACAAATGGTGTTTGACAGTATACCCAAATGGACTCGATGAAGTAAGTGCAGATTATCTGTCAGTTAATCTAGTATTGCTCAGCTCTCTAAAGAGTTATGATTGGGCAAAGTTCCAGTTCTTAATCATAAGCgccaaaggagagaaaaagcaaaCCAGGAGGAGCCTAACAGCCTTTAGGTTTGTGCCATGCCTTAGTTATGGATTCAAAAAGCACATCCTTCGAGATTTCCTCCTGTCCCGTGCACCTCGTCTTCTCATCCTCCTCTGCATGGTGAGCGTGGTCAAAGACTCCTTCAGCATCTCTGAACAGAACAGGAAGCCAGGGATTCAAGTTCCCAGATGCTCATTGGCAGATGAGCTGGGTGAGCTGTGGGAGAATTCTCAATTCACAGACTGCTGCCTGGTGGTACCTGGCCAAGAATTCCGGGCTCTCAAGGCCATCTTAGCAGCTCgctctccagttttcagagccGTGTTTCAACATGATATGGACAAGGGAAAAAAGAACTACATTTAGATCCCTGACCTAGAGCCACAAGATTTCAAGGTAATGGTGTACTTCATTTACACTGGAAAAGCACCAGGCCTGGACAGCATGGCAGCTGCTATGCTGGTAGCTGCTGACAAGTATGGCCTGGAGCATTTGAAGGTCATGTGTGAGGATGCCCTCTTCAGGgacctctctgtggagaatgctgcccacactcttttcctggctgacctccatagctcagggcagctgaaaaTCCAGACAATGAATATCATTACAGCTCatgcttctgaggtctctgagaaCACAGGATGGAAGGCAATGGTGGGCTCATATCCCCATTTAGTGGCTGAAGCATACTGTTACCTGGCTTCTACTCATCTCCCTTTCCTGGAGCCCCCTTTCAAGTGCTTGAAGCAATCCTGGGACCTGGTCAGCTGTGACGTACACTTGTATCCCAGAAAGAGAAACCAGTGTTGTTACCAATGA
- the LOC118586237 gene encoding calmodulin-A-like, which translates to MVETQRVFHVVFQTASRQVSDSGKLLPKQYSDDLKSPSAPNEPSGCVVASWEPIPLVAWLTNQQITEFKEAFSLFDKDGNGTITTKELGTVVRSLEQNPTEAELQDMTNEVDADGNGTIDFPEFLTMMARTMKDTDSKEEIREAFHVFDKDGNGYISAAELCHVMTNRGEKLTDEEVDEIIREADIDGDGQVNYEGFVQMMTAK; encoded by the exons atggtagaaACGCAAAGAGTATTTCATGTTGTTTTTCAGACTGCCTCACGGCAGGTTTCTGATAGTGGAAAGCTGCTACCCAAACAATATTCCGATGACCTCAAG AGTCCGAGTGCACCGAACGAGCCGAGTGGTTGTGTGGTCGCATCTTGGGAACCGATACCCCTTGTAGCATGGCTGACCAACCAGCAGATTACAGAATTCAAAGAAGCCTTCTCACTATTTGACAAGGATGGCAATGGGACTATAACAACAAAGGAGCTGGGGACTGTGGTGAGGTCTCTGGAGCAGAACCCCACAGAAGCAGAGCTTCAGGACATGACTAATGAAGTAGATGCAGATGGTAATGGCACAATTGACTTCCCTGAATTTCTGACAATGATGGCAAGAACAATGAAAGATACAGACAGCAAAGAGGAAATTAGAGAAGCATTCCACGTGTTTGATAAGGATGGCAATGGCTATATCAGTGCAGCAGAGCTCTGCCATGTGATGACAAACCGTGGAGAGAAGCTAACAGATGAAGAGGTGGATGAGATAATCAGGGAAGCAGACATCGATGGGGACGGTCAGGTAAACTATGAAGGGTTTGTACAAATGATGACAGCAAAGTGA